GCATCAGCGACGCGGCGCAGCGGCGGCGCGTCGCATCGAGCCTGCAGTGCACGAAGCGCACTATCTTCCGTCGCGCCCGCGGTGTGAGGCCCCGCCTTTGGTTGGGGTGAACGCGGTGCTCGCATCTTTCCATGTTCCCGTCTTCCGACCTTCAGGATGAGCGACATCTCCGCCCTGATCCTCCCCGGGCTTGGCGACTCCGGTCCCGAGCACTGGCAAAGCGAGTGGGAACGGCGCGACCACAGTTGCCGCCGGGTGGTGCAGACCGAGTGGAATGCCCCCAATCGCGCCGACTGGGTGTCGTGCCTCGACGCGGCGATCGTCGGCGTCATGCAGTCGGTCGTGCTGGTCGCGCACAGCACCGCCTGTCCGCTGGTGGCGCACTGGGCGGTCTCGGCGTCGCCGGTGCGCCACCTGCGCGTGCGCGGGGCGCTCCTGGTGGCGCCGAGCGATCCCGAGGGCCCCAACTATCCGCCGGGGCCCACCGGCTTTGCCCCGGTCCCGATGGTCCGGCTTCCCTTCCCCAGCATCGTGGTCGCCAGCAGCAACGACCCATACGTCAGCACCGAACGTGCGCGCGCCTACGCGGACGCCTGGGGGAGCCGCTATGTGGAGCTGGAGGGGGCAGGTCACATCAACGTCGCGGCCGGCTTTGGCCCGTGGCCCGAGGGGTGGGCGTTGCTGGAGGAGCTGCGATCGGCGCCAGTGCCTGACGAGTGGATGCCATCGTGGCTGGCGAGCGAAGAGACGCTCGACACCTTCCTCGAGGGGTTTCGGGACGGGACGTTTCCGATCACCTGGTGGACGCACGGCGCCCACGTGGGGATGGCGGCGGCGATCCTCTGGTCGACGGCCGTCCCGCACGCGCTGAACCTGATGCGCGAGGCGATCCGGCATTACAACACGAGCCAGGGCGGGCACAACACGGAGACGAGCGGCTATCACGAGACGCTCACCCGTCTGTGGGTGGGCGCGGTGGCGGCGACGCTCTCGACGCTGCCGTCGGGGATCTCGCGGCTGGAGGCGGTGCGTCAGGTCTACCGGATCTATGCGCGTCGATCTGGGCTCTTTCGCGACTGGTACGCGTTCGAGCTGCTCAAGTCGACCGAGGCGCGGCGGGAATGGGTGGCGCCCAATCCGGTCCGGACCGGGGTGGCGGGGGCGCTCTTCGCCCCCTGACCACCGGTAGGGTCACCGTCCCGGTCGATACCGCCGCAGCGTCCCCTTCTCGACGTCTTCGCGCGTGAAGGCGACGCGTTTCATCTCGCCTCGGGCGAACATGGCCGCCTGGTCGGCGAAGTGGGGCGACTCGGGGCGCGCGCTCTGGCCGTACGCGAGCACCGAGTAGGCACGCGGGACGGGGGTGAACTCCACGGCGAGGACCCAGCCGTCGCCGCCGCGCGCCACCCGCTTGCCGTCGGGGGCGTCGGAGTACTGCAGCACGCGAAAGCACCCCAACGCTCCCGTGCAGCCGCCGACCGGGACGTCGACGTCGCCGCGGCGCACGCGGTGCACGTCGCCCCAGGCCACGTCGGCGCGCCCGTACCGGCGCGTCGCCTCGTCCACCGCCCACGCGAAGTCGGCGGCCGCGCGCACCGGGTCGGCGAGTCCGTCCGGCGTATCGTTAGGCCGCGTCGGGCTCCACGGCGTCGCGAAGGTACGGCGGGCGCGCTCGGCGAAGGGGAGGGCGCGCAGCGCCTCGCCTTGCAGGTGGCGATTGTACCAGAGCTCGAAGAGGATGCCACCACGCGAATCAGGGGCCGTGGTGCGGTCCCACTGCGCCAGCATCTCCGCTGCCGCCGCCACGGCCGCCGACGGCGACGAGGCCCGCACCGCCGCCAGCAGGTCGTCGGCCAGGCGCTCGCCGGCCAGCATGCGATACGAGTGCTTGAGCGTCACCACGTCCTCGAGCGACATCTTCGGCATCTGCGTCGACAGGCGGATCCCGAGCTGCGAGCGGAAGCCTAACGCGGGGCGCGAGAAGTTCGACGGGAACCGCGTCGAGTCGAGGATGGCGTTGAGGTTGGTGTAGTGGAACGGGTCGTTGGACTGCTGGATGTAGCCCCCGGGCGGGTTGAGCAGCTGCGGGAGCGAGTCGAACGGCACCATGTCGCGCCACATCTCGGCGCTCGTGCGCACCGCGATGGCCACCGAGTCGCCGCCGGAGGCATGCGGGAGGCGCGGGACGGTCGCGTTCCACACGTAGAAGATGTTCCCCCTGGCGTCGGCGTACGTGAGGTTGGACGTCGTGTGTGCGCGCAGGCGCATGGCGTCCTTCCACTCCTCGAGCGTGCGCGCGCGCATCATGCGCAGGAACTGCTCGCCCTTGCGGAACTCCCCCTCCGACGGCCAGCGCACGACGTACACCTTGCCGTTGGCGCGCTCGACCACCGGCCCCACGTGCGTGCGCCACATCGTGCGCACCTCCGACGAGAGCCCGGCGCCGTTGCGATACTCGGCCACGAGGTCGATGCGCTGCAGCGGATGGCTCTCGCCGTCGAGCAGGTAGTGATCGACCTGCGTGCTGTCGACGTCGAGGGCGTAGAGCGCCTCGTTGTCGGTGTTGTTGTTGGTCGTCGCCCACCCAAGGTGCGTGTTGAAGCCCCCGACGAGCAGCGCCGGGTGGCCAATCCGGAAGTCGCCATAGAAGTCCATGACGCCCGGGACGGTGACGTGCGCCTCGTAGTAGCCGGCGTTCCAGTCGAGGTGCGGATTGCGCAGGAGGATCGCGCGCTTCGACCGGGTGCGCGACGGCGCGAAGGCCCACGCGTTGGACCCCTCGCCTTCCCGCTGCAGCGAATCCTGCCGGGTGCGCTCGCGCCGGCGCCGCTCGCGATCGCCGAAGTTCTGCGCCGCACTGGGAACCGCCTCCTCCATCCACAGCGCCGCCACGTCCTCGCCCGTGAAGTCGTGCGGCATCCACGACGGCATCTCGCTGGGGTGTTGCGCCACGTAGTCGTTCACCCCCTGCGCGAAGCCGTCATACACCTGGCGCGTCTCCTGTTGCAGCTGCCGCCAGGTCTCCACGGCGCGCTGGTGCGTGAGGCGTGCCTCGAAGTCGCGCGGCAGCGAGTCGCGCCCGAAGTAGCGACCGAGGTGGCCCCGCGCGCGCACCAGGCCGTGCGCCACGCGCACGCCGTAGTCCTCGAGCTGGACCCACGCCATGGCGTAACCAAGGGCGCCGAGGTCCTCGGCCTGGAGATGCGGAATGCCATAGGCCGTGCGACGGATCTCGACGCGGTCGGCGTACGAGCGCGTCGGCGACACCGCCAGCGATCGCGCGTCCTGTGCCATGAGGGGCAGGACCACG
Above is a window of Gemmatimonadota bacterium DNA encoding:
- a CDS encoding penicillin acylase family protein is translated as MRLSLRALLAALVMSIAIPVVVLPLMAQDARSLAVSPTRSYADRVEIRRTAYGIPHLQAEDLGALGYAMAWVQLEDYGVRVAHGLVRARGHLGRYFGRDSLPRDFEARLTHQRAVETWRQLQQETRQVYDGFAQGVNDYVAQHPSEMPSWMPHDFTGEDVAALWMEEAVPSAAQNFGDRERRRRERTRQDSLQREGEGSNAWAFAPSRTRSKRAILLRNPHLDWNAGYYEAHVTVPGVMDFYGDFRIGHPALLVGGFNTHLGWATTNNNTDNEALYALDVDSTQVDHYLLDGESHPLQRIDLVAEYRNGAGLSSEVRTMWRTHVGPVVERANGKVYVVRWPSEGEFRKGEQFLRMMRARTLEEWKDAMRLRAHTTSNLTYADARGNIFYVWNATVPRLPHASGGDSVAIAVRTSAEMWRDMVPFDSLPQLLNPPGGYIQQSNDPFHYTNLNAILDSTRFPSNFSRPALGFRSQLGIRLSTQMPKMSLEDVVTLKHSYRMLAGERLADDLLAAVRASSPSAAVAAAAEMLAQWDRTTAPDSRGGILFELWYNRHLQGEALRALPFAERARRTFATPWSPTRPNDTPDGLADPVRAAADFAWAVDEATRRYGRADVAWGDVHRVRRGDVDVPVGGCTGALGCFRVLQYSDAPDGKRVARGGDGWVLAVEFTPVPRAYSVLAYGQSARPESPHFADQAAMFARGEMKRVAFTREDVEKGTLRRYRPGR